TCTTTCCAGGTTGCGCAGCACATCCTTGTCGGTATTGGAGACCGTCTTTGGCGGGATACGCGCAATCTTGGCCACGATATCTTCCACGTCACTGACATGAATGGTCTTGCGCCGACGGGTGCTCGGGCGAAGCCGCATGTTGGCGCCGGCTTCGTCGATCACGTCGATGGCCTTGTCGGGCAGGAAGCGATCATTGATGTAGCGGGCCGACAGTTCCGCGGCCGCGCGCAGGGAGCGCAGCGGATACTTCACGTCGTGGTGCTCTTCAAAGCGGCTTCGCAGTCCCTTGAGAATCTCCACGGTCTCTTCCACCGACGGCTCGGGCACATCGATTTTCTGGAATCGCCGGGAAAGCGCGCGGTCCTTTTCGAAGATGCCACGGTATTCCTGATAGGTAGTGGAACCGATGCAGCGCAGGTCGCCGTTGGTGAGCACCGGCTTGATCAAATTGGATGCATCCATGACGCCACCCGAGGCGGCACCCGCCCCGATGATGGTATGAATCTCGTCAATGAACAGCACGGAACCCGGCCGTCGCTTGAGGTCACTGATCACACCCTTGAGGCGCTTCTCGAAGTCCCCCCGATACTTGGTGCCGGCAATCAGTGCGCCCAGATCCAGAGAGTAGATGGTAGCCTCGGACAGGGGCTCGGGCACTTCACCATCCACGATCCGACGCGCCAGGCCTTCCGCCAATGCGGTCTTGCCGACCCCGGCCTCACCCACGAACAGCGGGTTATTCTTGCGACGACGGCAGAGCACCTGCACGGTACGCTCGATTTCATGTGCCCGCCCGATGAGCGGATCCACCCGCCCCTCGCGGGCCAGACGGTTAAGGTTGGTGGTGTACTTCTCCAGCGGTGTGTTTTCGGCATCATCAACCGTGGCTTCATCGTCCTCGGTCTGGCCTTCCACGCCTTCTTCACCGGAAATACGCGAGATGCCGTGGGAAATGTAATTCACCACATCCAGACGGGTGATACTCTGCTTGCTTAGCAGGTAGACCGCATGACTTTCCTTTTCGCCGAAAATCGCCACCAGCACATTCGAGGCGGTCACTTCCTTCTTGCCCGATGACTGGACATGGAATACCGCCCGTTGCAGCACCCGCTGGAACCCCAGTGTTGGCTGCACATCGTCACCTTCGCTCTCATCCAGCACCGGCGTGGTCTCATCGATGAACTGGCCCAGCTCTCGGCGCAGCGCTTCCAGATCCGCGCCGCAGGCCTGCAGAATCTCGATCACCTGACCGGCATCCAGAAGGGCCAGCAGGAGGTGCTCCACGGTCATGAACTCATGCCGCTTCTGGCGGGCTTCCTTGAAGCCGGCATTGAGACAAAATTCCAGTTCTTTACTCAGCATGTCGC
This is a stretch of genomic DNA from Natronospira bacteriovora. It encodes these proteins:
- the clpA gene encoding ATP-dependent Clp protease ATP-binding subunit ClpA, which produces MLSKELEFCLNAGFKEARQKRHEFMTVEHLLLALLDAGQVIEILQACGADLEALRRELGQFIDETTPVLDESEGDDVQPTLGFQRVLQRAVFHVQSSGKKEVTASNVLVAIFGEKESHAVYLLSKQSITRLDVVNYISHGISRISGEEGVEGQTEDDEATVDDAENTPLEKYTTNLNRLAREGRVDPLIGRAHEIERTVQVLCRRRKNNPLFVGEAGVGKTALAEGLARRIVDGEVPEPLSEATIYSLDLGALIAGTKYRGDFEKRLKGVISDLKRRPGSVLFIDEIHTIIGAGAASGGVMDASNLIKPVLTNGDLRCIGSTTYQEYRGIFEKDRALSRRFQKIDVPEPSVEETVEILKGLRSRFEEHHDVKYPLRSLRAAAELSARYINDRFLPDKAIDVIDEAGANMRLRPSTRRRKTIHVSDVEDIVAKIARIPPKTVSNTDKDVLRNLERNLKLVIYGQDAAIKSLSSAIKMSRSGLGSQDRPIGSFLFAGPTGVGKTEVTRQLAKILGIDLIRFDMSEYMERHTVSRLIGAPPGYVGYDQGGLLTEAVSKKPHAVLLLDEIEKAHPELFNILLQIMDHGTLTDNNGRKADFRNIIVVMTTNAGAQERARASMGFVNQDNSSDSMEIIRRVFTPEFRNRLDSIVEFEGLDERTIAQVVDKFLIELEAQLEEKGVALEVDEAARAWIAERGYDPKMGARPMARIIQDHIKRPLAEELLFGKLAGTGGTVSVTARDGKLALETRSAEGEAVVEEK